The Triticum aestivum cultivar Chinese Spring chromosome 5A, IWGSC CS RefSeq v2.1, whole genome shotgun sequence genomic sequence ccttctatcaaggcgcacaagtggctcattgaacctgcggggacagagtaagtgcctctcaatcatattttcaacacatgacaacattttctgtTTATACACATGGCAatcctttgattcttttgcaggaaCTGGATCCTTCAtggaaagggccgtaaaccgaacggccttatcactgtcctgttgaaggagttttggTCGGGCCTATTCTGCCCACGGCCAGAGAGGGACCCGCAGCTGcaggttttggccacgagctgggcccactacgagaCTGACAGCCACTcggagtacgggacggccgctaaggccgtgatcaccaaattttgggtaagttctcttctgaatcacttgtcttcagttttgttcatagtttatcattaaatcactcaactcatgccttgtttgcttctggtttatgcatgattgcagcaactctatagagttcttggcgagcacaaggccagagccgatgTGGTCTTGCTTGCGactgcgaagaagaaagctcgtcggttgcagtacgaggtgcgctgggttgccgtctcgcagtactaccatATCTACCTTCatcaaaagatgaccaaaactcaagcatagaggcaacgacttaccttgagcagggagcagttcatgaaggtaactattactgacttttcattgtttcaagcagtcaactactccctccgttcctaaatatttgtctttctagacatttcaaatgactactacatacggatgtatgtagacatattttagagtgtagattcactcattttgctccgtatgtagtcacttgttgaaatgcctataaagacaagtatttaggaacggagggagtatatgtttcgtgctcacatgtcatgcttccaaaatttgcataggttgttcctcgttggtgctatggaagggaTGATAGATGGGcaagtttggtggataggtggctcggcgatgatgcagagtttgctgccaagagcagcaaggcccgggctaacagtggaaaagacgggacacacggccaaggaaacaggaaccagtggggcttcaaggccatgaaggtatatctatatgcatgatgcatttttgttcttctttaccatcatgttcttatgtatggctaacttctgtttgacgttgcaggaggacaagttgaagaggccactctcagacattgagtcgtggaagctggcctgcgagcggagtgatcgcaaggacggcgagagccagtactacggcaagaccgaggagcacctggagtcttacactcagCACTTTCAGAAGTTGCATCCGAATGTTCCTGTTCCTGAGGttgcccagtctcagatcgacgacacggcaggggtggccatccaggggaagtcccatggccggtatccgtgtttcgatggcttgatcactccttcaGTCTCGTACACACGTCTTCGGACTACCAACACCGAGCCCGTCAGAGAGTACGGGCATTCGCAGcctcccttagcccgccagcatgctgtaagtacttcccctttATCTTCTTTCTCTCTAacattctcagtttattttcagcattgctcacttagaaacaacctaaattatgtaggcatataaggcctttgtcgagcataggaatctcgaggtgcgggagtacttgcaacgagtgaaggcaaacgatgattacaatcgtaagatgatgacggttagttttgccctcttaaaaccaagctaaaattttgcactttcattccttttgACCTTCTAGTTTTCTTGTTTAcctaacatccaggctatgttggcgtcttggagtaaccgcacggatccaccacaaatgggacccccaccaccacctgcgggacaACCCCTACAtgtgcccacgttcgatgaatgggtggcactaggcaatgatagtccggttagtacattttcctaactactgacaaactagttctcgttcattcaacactatcatatcatatttaccgttataatcttctctcaaacatgtaggggaccggtggctcgactcctgcttcGTCGAACCCGGTCACTCCGATCTAGCAGAGTGGTGGTGGTCTTGGCGATGGCGGTTTTGGCAgaggtggttttggcggaggtggtcttggcggtggtggttttggcggaggtggccttggcggtggtggttttggcggcggcggtcttgcttgatgtcgatgatgatacCCGTGCATGTGGTCGTCGGGCCATACCTTTCATGTCCCTACTTGTTAGTTTCTGCTTTGAAATGATGttccatgtcttgcactacttATGTTCATGAACTTTCGCCGGTGATaatctttagatgatgaacttgagtatgtttaaatgatgatgatgaacttgagtatgtttagatgatgaactgtcatatttctgcataatccCATATTTTTTGCTTTAAAATGCTGTCAAAATGAATTGAAAAGGAGAAAAcagggaaaataaaaaaaacagatctatgtcgatggcaaagccgtcggcatagatgtgccCAGGGCTTCCCAGAGCCTGCCACGTGGCAGggatatgcctacggcaaagccgtcggcatagatggaaaatctatgccgacggctttgccgtaggcatatccCTGCCGCCAGGAGGCACCATAGGACGCcacgtggcagaggtatgccgacggcaAAAGCCGTCGACATAGATTttggcctatgccgacggcttggccgtcggcatacctctgccacgCAGCGTCACGTGATTCGTCAGCGCTTTTGACGGCACCGTCCGTTGCCGTCAGGCAAAAAACACTGCCGACGGAACTATGCCGACGGCCGGACAGGAGCCatcggcataggcccctatgccgacggctaaactatgccgacagTCTGACAAGAGTACGCTGGCATGATCTATGCCGACGGGAAATGGCCtatgggccgtcggcataggtggcaAGTCCGGTAGTGTCTCCCACATGGGTTTTCGCAACCAGTGGCGTGACATGACATCCCTGCTTTGGAGCACTGCCTCTTCTTGTGTGATGGTGAATGGTGAGCTCTTGGCCTAGCCCTTCACCCACCATAGAGGCCCGCGTAAAGGAGACCCACTTTCTCCCATGATTTTCATTCTGGCAATTGCATTTCTCCACTGAATCTTTGCAAAGGCAGCAACAACTCAACTTCTCGACCCGGCCAGCTTGCCACCATCACAGCTAAGAGTGATCCTTTATGCCGATGATGCTACACTCTTCATGTCTCCGAAGCCTGCGGACATCATGCATGATAACCAACATGGTGGTAGCCTGTTTTGGTGCTGCCTCTGGTCTCGTCTACAATTTGGAGAAGAGCGGCATACTCCCTCTTTCCTTGATGACATTGACCTATACCCACTCTCGTGCAACAATTCCCAGTGCCATTGCTTCATTTCCCATGTACCTACCTTGGGCTACCTCTACACTACAAGAACATCACCTGAGCAGATATCCAGCCAATCCTGGACAAGCTGGCCTCCATGCTCGAAAAATGCATGGCAAGCTCAAGTCCGCTGATGCTTGTCTGCGGCTGATCCATTTTGTTTTACTTTTATCAGCAATCCCAACCTACCTGATTACCATCTTCAAGCTCGGTGCATGGGACATCAAACAAATCGACAAAACCTATAGAGAAATTCCTTTGGAGATCAAGGCCGGACGCAGACCGTAGAATTGCTTTAGTGAACTGGTCCACCGTCTGCTGGCCCAAATGCCTTGGTGGACTTGGCATCATCGACCTCAAACGCTTCGGACGGCCCCCACGGTTACGATGGAAGTGGCTGGAATGGCGCACACAGGACAAGCCCTCGAGTGGCTCTCCCATCCCCTACGAGGCTACGACAAAGACGACCACACCCTCTTCGCGGCTGCCACCAACATCACCGTCGGCGGCGGCACGCGCCCGCTGGCTGGGCGGGGATCCACCTGCAGAGCTGGCCCCTGACCTCTTCCGTCTTTGCTACAGAAAAAACTTCTCTTGTAACACCAACACAAAGCAAAGATTATCCACCAGCGTGATTTAACACAATAGTTGATTTGATTGAGTTATCACATTAATTTCCCTATTGTTTAGATTCAGTatgttttaattcaaatttgaaggtTGTAGAGGAGATTTTCCTGTGCAGTAAATAGCTTCATGAAGAAATAATTTGTTCTTCCATCTCATTTTGTTTGTAACAGATTGTTCGCTTCATGAAGAGCATGGGCTTGCCCTCTCGTTGCATCTTGAATGGAAAAGCGAAGTATTTCGATCACCCTTAGCTGGCAAATACTTTACAATACTGGGCACAAGATATGGAGGGTAGAAAAGAAGAAGAATAGCCATCATTTAGCAATGTATACTATCACCCTGAAGTGGCCATTACTTTACAATACTGAGCACAAGCTTTTACACGTATAGTAAATTGCATTTTATCTTTACAAAAGATTTTCCATCTTTACCCCCTATCACCCCCACCACCTACGCTTTATATTACATTTCCTGCTATACCCCCTCTCCTGTATCAAATGGCAACTACAAAGCTACAACCCCATGCTCTTGCAGGCATGTTATTATTCTGCCACTAGGAGTTTCTTTTACAAATGCTGTCACCCCCCACCCAATCTTTGTGTCAATGGTCCTGATCTGATGTACCATCATGATTCAGGCCACAAAATCATGCAAAAGAGGCGATTGCTCGAAGCGTTGCCGCTGATCCATCTGGTTCAAAGATTCGTAGTCCGAAGATGCAATGCTAACACCGAGAGGAGCACCGGCATTGTAGATGTCATCGTCACTGACACCGGGAAAGTTTGCTTGGGCATTCGGAACCGAGAGACCGCTGCCAGAATGCTGTAGGCCCAGCGTTAGCGATACGTTGCCGTTTCCGTACCTCCCAAGTTCTGCCAAGTGGTAAGCCATGAACCGCGCGTTCTCGTCCGAGTGCTGCGCGACGGCGTTGTGGAGGAGGAGGCCTCCATCCGCCTCACCGGATCGCTGATCCTTCATCATCAGGTTCATGAAACTGTCATCAGGGTTGGCCTCGTTCTGGAAGCTAACAGGTGCCCCGCCAACATTCATAGTTCCCATGCTGGCTCTCGACTCGCTTAGCTGGCTGGTCTCGCAAACCCGAGCCCTGGCgttcttcagatcttcattctcTTCTGAAGATGCCACTTTGTTCTTGCTTCTCGACACATTGTCAGAGGAAGAGTTGGAGTCTTGCTCCAGATCACCGGTCTCTTCTTTGTACATGTCTTCAATCATTGGTTTCCAAAGGCGGACACGAGCGTTTATGAACCAATTCGAAATCTGGAAAAGCATGAAAGAATAAAATAAATATCCTTGAAGAAACACAGATAGCTGTTATAAGGAGAAAATGCAAGTTGTAGGTTTTATGCTGTGGTTGGACACAAATAAATAATGAGAAATAAAATACAAGCAAGTACACCGTGCAGTGGTACAAACTTTGAAGACAAGTAAAGTACTCTGATATTTCTACGTTTATTCGAATTGCAAGATTTTTTCAGAAATAAAATCAAGTGTAGATCAATGATTCAGCACAGGAAAAGACAATGGTATATATTACCTGACTCCTTGTCAAGCCAGTCTGCCTTGCAAGCATTAACTTTTCAGAATCTTTTGGATACCTGCAAAAGATTTATGAAGAATGATAAGACACGAGAACAAATGGTCTTGacagaaaaagaaacaacaacaaatGGATTAAACTTCATGAAGAAAGATACTTACGGGTGAAGGAAGTGTTCGAAGAGCCAAGCACGAAGAACTGTAACCGAGTTTTCAGGCAGTCCCCTCTGCGGTCTCCAGGCATTCTGAGGAATCATACCGTACTGTTGGAAAGCACGCTGTTGCCTTAGCTGCTGATCAATGTACCGAAGACGGGTCAATTTGCCTTCCTTGCTAGACGAATTTTCTTCCTCGCCGAGCTTCTTCCTGATAACATTGATCTGATCATTGATAGCGTCCTTCAAGCACCGGAAATGTCGTGAGATTGTCTGCAGAGCAACTGCCGTGTAAGGCTTGGCAGATCCGGGCCCAGCCACCATGTCAAAAGATGCAACCACATTTTGCATTTGGTGGTAATAGTGCTTGTATTTCCGGTCCACCTGAAATATAAATTTTTATCTTAATGTTAGAATAATTTACTACGGTAACAAAAAACACTGTGCAAAATACAAAGCAACATTCATTCTTAATGGATAGAAGCTACTATGTCAGTCTGATCCAGAATCTACCAGCCAATTCGCTAACATCAACGTGTTAAAAGTCAAACTAATCGGTTAGACATACTGACAGTCAGTGTCAGTAAACAGAAATCTGCATTGAGTTGTTTGTATTTCAGAAGAAAGAAAGGTACAAGCAGCAATTGAACATAGTCACCAACCCACCTCATCCAACATTGCCATCAGTTTGGCCATCTTGTTCTGAAGCTCTTGCTTCTCAGCAGTGGACAGCTCAGGTGCTGCATTTGCGCCGGATTCTTGCGATGCGCCCTCGCTTTTTGGCCCTCCAtcggtctctttgccatctgctttacCAGGTTCAGCTTGCTCTTTCTGAGCTTTCTGTTTGATGTTCTTCCAAACATTCACAACTTCATCTAGCACTTCTTGAGCTGCCTTGAGATACCTCGAGTGCCGGATCGCACGAGAGGCCTCAGACTGCATGTTCTTCATCCGGATGTCGTCTATTCTAAGGCTTTCCTGGTAAGAGTTTGGCGTCAACATGTCTGGTTTGATAGACCAGTATGGCAAGGACGGCGCGAGGATTTGTGTGTTGAGGCTCAGAGACagcccttggccttggccttggccttgcCCTACCGGAACATCCGACGAGTCATGGTTGTTCAGGACACCAAACTCGAACTGTGCACCATTGTGGGGATCATCGTGGATGAGTTCAGCACCACCACTCTGTGCCCCATCCATCATATGCATCAACATCTCATTCTTCATATCTTTCACATGACCAAACGAGCGTTGCCCATGGTGGGAAGCAAGCATGTCCTGCGACTCCCTTGCCGATGAGTCCTGGGACATTGCAGAATGATGGCCATGGCCAGGCATCTCCATGAAATTCTGCTGAGTCTGCAGAATGCCGCTGAACTCAGTGTATGGCCCAGAAGATGGATTGTTGAGATAGAGCAAGTTGCCCAGAGCAGACGACATCGGATAGGATGCACCACCCGGGTCTCTTGAGTACATGTCTTGCGACTCTCTTTCGCTGCCAGGGCTCGAGTAGTAAGTAGCCATCTCTCTTTTACTGACCAAGATCACCGTGAAGCATAGATATTATTAACAACCAGTAGCAAGTTTCAGTAGAAGATCAATCCAACCTCCTGCAATCGACATAAATGAAATGGGCTGATAAGAATATGCAACCAAGTTTTAAAATCTGAGCAAGTATTCTTTTTACTGATGTAAAAAAAAAGGTACTGCAAGTGTTTGTAAAGCAGTTGAATAAAAGATCTCCACAACACTCTGAACGTGAAAAGTTTGACAACCAAAAAACAGCTTGCTCTGCAGTGGAAGCAGTAGCAAAACAGAGGTCAGTCTTCACAAGTTGGAAATCAAAACTGAGGTTCAGGCCCGGTTTTGGCAGGATTTAACCAAGTCTGTTTGAAATGCAGTCCTCTGCAAAAAATTTGCTCGAGAAGTGGGATTTTTGCAAGGTTCTGGCAGGAACTGACACCGTGACGTGCGAATTTGCAGGCTAAAGGTACAAGTGGTCCTTCAAACTTTCAGATTGGATCAAGAAAGTTTTGGGCTCTGTGCTCCTCCTTTGTTATCAGGATAACAGGAATATATGCTTGTGAATTCCTACTGTTATACCAACCCAAGTAGCCGGATAACACAAGTAACCAGAATCAAATCATTGCACCAGTGTATTCCTTTTTTTCATTCATTCAAGAATCATATGGACAACGCCACGGTCTTACTGCGGAAAAACCGCGGCCATACGAGAAAAAGGAAAATTGCATAGATAACTAGAGTTTCAGCGAACGATTATCGAGTGATTAGTTACCGATCGTTTGCCAGGAGTACCTTGTTAAACCAACATGAAACCCCTCGAAGATGCTCCGCTACCGCGTTACCGATGTGACTGTGGCTTCCTGATCAATCTGCAAGAAGAGATGAACCTGCTCAGCATAGTTGGTCGCCGAAATTCTGTTTGAATACTTGATTTTACGATGCGAAAGAGGCAGCAGAGCCAGGAGGAAACTCCAAGGCAGCAAGTTCGCAGTTTACAAGCTAGTACTACTTGATAAAGCTAAAATAACCACCCCTTAGTTTTGATAAAACAAAAGAGGTAGGATTTGATTAGCACCAAGAATCTTCTATAGTGTGGTGACTCAACACAATAACAGCTTGAAAAAGGCAATTGTAACAGGAAACAGAGCCTTTGAAGAGCTGGACTTGATGAAAGGAGGAAATCAAGGAGAAAGACAAAAGGACTTTTACAATTTGGCCAGCAATCACAAAATCCCCTCCACAGATAATAAGCTCAAATTACAGGCCAAGAAACGAACATGCTGCTGTAGAGAGGAAAACAGAGAGCTTGGCAATTTGAgaagggaaaagagagagagaagatatCACATAATTCAGAGGGAAAAAGACTGAAAGAACATAATACGCACCAAGAAAGGCAGGAGCTATAATAATAAAGGTAATAAAAAGGATAAAAGGGGGCCATATTTTTCTCCTGAACTTTCAATTCCTCGAGAAAATCCAACCGCCTCAGAATCGACTGGCACCCGTGCAAAATCCCCGAACACCGAAAAAACGAGCTCAAAATTCAGAAGGCGTAGCAGAGCCCTACTTCTACAAATCCAGGAAATCGGAAGCATGGACAAGAAGAGCACAATTCAGCGAAACCCTATCATCGGACTGGAAGCAGACAAGGGCAAAGACGAAGGTAAGCAAGCAGCCATACATGCAAGAAGAAGCAGAGAAGGTGCAGCCGCAGGGAGACGGAGGCGCAGAGCAAGGGAGGGAAGGTCATAAGAAaatggaagggagggaggggagaCCTGGGGGCGAGGGTGTGCTCCTCGTGGGGGGCAggcacaagaagaagaagaagattgcatCCAAAGCtgatctcctcctcctccaccagtcTATGGAGAGAGTAagatagagggagagagggagaggagaggggtgaGAGGAGGGGGTGGGGAGAAAGATAATCGATCCTCCCAATATGGGGACAAAATCAGATCCCAGGATTAAAATACCCAAAAAACCAGAGCTCAAAGGGAGAAAAAGctcctccctttctctctctctctctctctcttgctctgttTCTTCCCTCAGAGTTCaggcccctctctctccctctccctatcTACTGTGCAGCAGCTGTGTGGCTTGCTGcctaattaaaataaataaaaaaagaaaaaaagaaaggtgaGCTCAGAGAGACCACCCACTAACAGCACAGCAGCACCAAATATGGAATAATTTGGTTTCCTGATTTACTATTATTATTAGTTGGTGTGGACTGGGCAAGAAGATTATTAGTATGTTGGAGTATGTATGTCTACTCTTCCCTTCCCTTGCCCTTTAACTAACCTTCTCCTCCCCCAACTGCTGCCGCTTGGAGCCATTTGCTGGTGTAACCACCGCAAGTTCCGGCTACTTGTCGTCGTCCCCTTGTTTCTCCCTTCACGATAAAGTCTATGCTATACCACAATTTCCACACACATAAAAAAACACAAACAAGCAAATAAAATTCCAGAGCTGTTTTTCTTTGAGACAGAGCAAAAAAAAGTTCAGGGTTTTCATCCTGCAGCTGAAGCAGAACCACCGGCGGTAGTGCAGCTTGGCTTTTGGTTTTGGTGCCAGCTAATGGAGATATGCAAGCAGGATCACCAAATCATTTGGGATTGAGGGGGATTCATCACGTGTGACATCAACACCCCAATGGGAGGGAGAAAACAATTAGTGGTGGGGTTCTTGGCCTGGCCTGGCCTTGGGTGGTGAATGTGGTCCACCAGCCAAGTTCATCCTCTCCCTCTATAACTCTCTCTTGCTTGTTTGGAGTGCTGTCTTGAACTCAATTCAAGGCCCTTGAATGGATTCGAGAAGTGGCATCCCAATTGAGGCGGCGGATCCCTTCTCGGCGCGGCGCAGAGAACATGGACGAATTTGGGCTAAATTTTGCATGAGCAGAATAGAAGGAATGTCACCACCCATCATATATGGAACTAACTAAAGTTCTGGGGGCAGAATGTTCCAGCATGCTGCCCAAAATATCATTCTGTTTTCTCACATACTTCCTATGTAATGGTCTAAAGCGTCTgatatttgtttacggagggagtatacgtTCTAAAGCAATGTAAAAATTTAGCTCATACAAAGATATTTTTTAAAACCACTCTACTTTACTTGCCTCTCCAGTAAAAACAGCACTAATGTTGTCATGAAGACCAATTATCTTTACTGTCTTCCTTACGGCGAAGTTACGTTGCCGCTCGCTCTTTTTCATCGTGGTTACCGCGCCATGGCCacgccatatatatatatatatatatatatatatatatatatatatatatatatatatatatatgtattcaaTGACCTTAGCGCACACGTGATCCGTGATTTAGACACAATCCAGCGAAC encodes the following:
- the LOC123101958 gene encoding BEL1-like homeodomain protein 7 — its product is MATYYSSPGSERESQDMYSRDPGGASYPMSSALGNLLYLNNPSSGPYTEFSGILQTQQNFMEMPGHGHHSAMSQDSSARESQDMLASHHGQRSFGHVKDMKNEMLMHMMDGAQSGGAELIHDDPHNGAQFEFGVLNNHDSSDVPVGQGQGQGQGLSLSLNTQILAPSLPYWSIKPDMLTPNSYQESLRIDDIRMKNMQSEASRAIRHSRYLKAAQEVLDEVVNVWKNIKQKAQKEQAEPGKADGKETDGGPKSEGASQESGANAAPELSTAEKQELQNKMAKLMAMLDEVDRKYKHYYHQMQNVVASFDMVAGPGSAKPYTAVALQTISRHFRCLKDAINDQINVIRKKLGEEENSSSKEGKLTRLRYIDQQLRQQRAFQQYGMIPQNAWRPQRGLPENSVTVLRAWLFEHFLHPYPKDSEKLMLARQTGLTRSQISNWFINARVRLWKPMIEDMYKEETGDLEQDSNSSSDNVSRSKNKVASSEENEDLKNARARVCETSQLSESRASMGTMNVGGAPVSFQNEANPDDSFMNLMMKDQRSGEADGGLLLHNAVAQHSDENARFMAYHLAELGRYGNGNVSLTLGLQHSGSGLSVPNAQANFPGVSDDDIYNAGAPLGVSIASSDYESLNQMDQRQRFEQSPLLHDFVA